The proteins below come from a single Oenanthe melanoleuca isolate GR-GAL-2019-014 chromosome Z, OMel1.0, whole genome shotgun sequence genomic window:
- the LOC130264651 gene encoding uncharacterized protein LOC130264651 — protein sequence MTSQTSVNISSGEANRSGTDIQGPLLPQDRNQPEMDIVEDLRMKIQALEERNLELTRQYNQDMSYYKKELMKLRLQLERGEALRRVLESEMSLARKDAQVQMYSAEDELCDAKAKLLELQARSSEPRQHTVTYGSEESIWFSFPHEENVTPRGRAPDVCWGPSRHRYSPYPRPAITSGGTLYVTCPTPGTDTTSESVPSYFIPRGISTPLRPDVPASWSDDVIPSSWRNLSDEVFTPARPISDEVFTPGRPISDEVFTPGRPISDEVFTPGRPISDGVFIPGTQLSDEVFTPGRPISDEVFTPGRPISDEVFTPGRPISDEVFTPGGRELSDKVFTSGSRSEFDWNYSRHFGPLRPLANRTADRMYYTRSDSDLHSDSVWVYRQPSVIRIPIPCGRSSKAYSFRRPITSMYVQVSPTGIGSTSWVDDSSRIRPLSTFTMSTPSWERIRAPVGAPVHPPAPVNAPFVVTRRRARSLPPFRSASRGISPNTRRLHEI from the exons ATGACTTCACAGACTTCAGTCAACATCTCTTCTGGGGAAGCTAATCG gtCAGGCACTGATATACAAGGACCACTGTTACCACAGGACAGAAATCAACCAGAAATGGACATCGTTGAAGATTTGAGAATGAAAATCCAGGCACTTGAGGAAAGAAACTTGGAATTAACCAGGCAATACAATCAAGAT atgTCTTActataaaaaagaattaatgaaattaagGTTACaactggagagaggagaggctCTTCGTCGAGTTCTGGAGAGTGAAATGTCCTTGGCTAGAAAAGATGCTCAGGTGCAGATGTATTCTGCAGAGGATGAGCTATGTGATGCAAAAGCCAAGCTTTTGGAACTGCAAG CACGCAGCAGTGAGCCCAGACAGCACACTGTTACATACGGATCAGAAG AATCCATTTGGTTTTCGTTTCCACACGAAGAAAACGTTACACCTCGTGGTCGTGCTCCTGATG tatGCTGGGGACCATCTAGACACAGATACTCCCCTTACCCACGACCTGCCATAACCTCTGGTGGGACACTCTATGTAACCTGCCCTACGCCTGGAACGGACACAACCTCTG AATCTGTTCCGAGTTACTTCATACCCCGAGGAATCAGCACTCCTCTTCGTCCTGATG ttccAGCAAGTTGGAGCGATGATGTTATTCCGTCAAGTTGGAGAAACCTAAGTGATGAAGTTTTTACTCCTGCAAGACCAATTAGTGATGAAGTTTTTACCCCTGGGAGACCAATTAGTGATGAAGTTTTTACCCCTGGAAGACCAATTAGTGATGAAGTTTTTACTCCTGGGAGACCAATTAGTGATGGAGTTTTTATCCCTGGGACACAGCTTAGTGATGAAGTTTTTACTCCTGGGAGACCGATTAGTGATGAAGTTTTTACTCCTGGGAGACCGATTAGTGATGAAGTTTTTACCCCTGGGAGACCGATTAGTGATGAAGTTTTTACCCCAGGAGGGAGAGAGCTCAGCGATAAAGTTTTTACCAGCGGGTCAAGAAGTGAGTTTGACTGGAATTACAGCCGACATTTCGGGCCGCTGCGACCTCTAGCGAACCGAACCGCCGATCGGATGTACTACACAAGAAGCGACTCTGACTTGCACTCAGACTCAGTCTGGGTATATCGCCAGCCTAGTGTGATTAGAATCCCCATCccctgtggcaggagcagcaaagctTACAGCTTTCGACGACCAATAACGAGCATGTATGTCCAAGTTAGCCCAACCGGAATCGGAAGTACCTCATGGGTGGATGATTCCTCCCGTATTAGGCCATTAAGTACTTTCACCATGTCCACTCCCTCCTGGGAAAGGATTAGAGCTCCAGTTGGTGCTCCAGttcatcctcctgctccagtcAACGCACCCTTCGTTGTCACACGACGCAGAGCCCGTTCTTTGCCTCCGTTCAGATCTGCCAGCCGGGGTATCTCACCCAACACCAGAAGACTCCATGAAATTTAA